One Kitasatospora sp. NBC_01287 DNA window includes the following coding sequences:
- a CDS encoding UDP-N-acetylglucosamine 1-carboxyvinyltransferase has translation MADDYLSRIGKLIRDARKHRGWTQAELGTALGTSQSAVNRIENGGQNISLEMIARISEALDSEIVSLGYAGPMHLRVVGGRRLSGSIDVKTSKNACVALLCASLLTTGRTTLRRVARIEEVYRLLEVLNSIGVKTRWINDGADLEITPPAELDLDAMDQAAARRTRSIIMFLGPLMHRVDRFKLPYAGGCDLGTRTVEPHMAALRRFGLEVTATTGLYHAEVDRQVGPERPIVLTERGDTVTENALLAAARHDGVSVIRNASPNYMVQDLCFFLERLGVKIEGIGTTTLTVHGQAVIDCDVDYAPSEDPVEAMSLLAAAVVTSSELTVRRAPVEFLEIELAVLEEMGLDYDRGPEYFADNGRTRLVDLTVRPSKLHAPIDKIHPMPFPGINIDNVPFFAAIAATAQGSTLIHDWVYDNRAIYLTELTRLGANVQLMDPHRVLVEGPTRWRAAEMMCPPALRPAVVVLLAMLATEGTSVLRNVYVINRGYEDLADRLNSVGARIETFRDI, from the coding sequence ATGGCAGATGACTACCTCTCGCGTATCGGCAAGCTCATCCGTGACGCCCGCAAGCACCGCGGCTGGACACAGGCCGAGCTCGGCACCGCGCTCGGGACCAGCCAGAGTGCGGTCAACCGCATCGAGAACGGTGGGCAGAACATCAGCCTTGAGATGATCGCCCGGATCAGCGAGGCGCTGGACAGCGAGATCGTCTCCCTCGGCTACGCCGGTCCGATGCACCTGCGGGTCGTCGGCGGTCGCCGGCTCTCCGGCAGCATCGACGTCAAGACCAGCAAGAACGCCTGCGTCGCGCTGCTCTGCGCCTCGCTGCTCACCACCGGCCGCACCACGCTGCGCCGGGTGGCCCGGATCGAGGAGGTCTACCGCCTGCTGGAGGTGCTGAACAGCATCGGCGTGAAGACCCGCTGGATCAACGACGGCGCGGACCTGGAGATCACCCCGCCGGCCGAACTCGACCTGGACGCGATGGACCAGGCGGCGGCCCGCCGCACCCGCTCGATCATCATGTTCCTCGGCCCGCTGATGCACCGGGTGGACCGCTTCAAGCTGCCCTACGCCGGCGGTTGCGACCTCGGCACCCGCACCGTCGAGCCGCACATGGCCGCGCTGCGCCGCTTCGGCCTGGAGGTGACCGCCACCACCGGCCTGTACCACGCCGAGGTCGACCGCCAGGTCGGCCCCGAGCGCCCGATCGTGCTGACCGAGCGCGGCGACACCGTGACCGAGAACGCCCTGCTCGCCGCCGCCCGGCACGACGGCGTCTCGGTGATCCGCAACGCCAGTCCCAACTACATGGTCCAGGACCTCTGCTTCTTCCTGGAGCGGCTCGGCGTCAAGATCGAGGGCATCGGCACCACCACCCTCACCGTGCACGGCCAGGCCGTGATCGACTGCGACGTCGACTACGCCCCCTCGGAGGACCCGGTGGAGGCGATGAGCCTGCTCGCCGCCGCCGTGGTGACCTCCTCCGAGCTGACGGTGCGCCGGGCGCCGGTGGAGTTCCTGGAGATCGAGCTCGCCGTGCTGGAGGAGATGGGCCTCGACTACGACCGCGGCCCCGAGTACTTCGCCGACAACGGCCGCACCCGGCTGGTCGACCTGACGGTCCGCCCGTCCAAGCTGCACGCGCCGATCGACAAGATCCACCCGATGCCGTTCCCCGGCATCAACATCGACAACGTGCCGTTCTTCGCCGCCATCGCGGCCACCGCGCAGGGCTCCACGCTGATCCACGACTGGGTCTACGACAACCGGGCCATCTACCTCACCGAGCTGACCCGGCTGGGCGCCAACGTCCAGCTGATGGACCCGCACCGGGTGCTGGTCGAGGGCCCGACCCGCTGGCGCGCCGCCGAGATGATGTGCCCGCCCGCGCTGCGCCCGGCGGTGGTGGTGCTGCTCGCGATGCTGGCCACCGAGGGCACCTCGGTGCTGCGCAACGTCTACGTGATCAACCGCGGCTACGAGGACCTGGCCGACCGGCTGAACTCGGTCGGGGCGCGGATCGAGACCTTCCGCGACATCTGA
- a CDS encoding FHA domain-containing protein, producing the protein MPQLVLEINGQQRTLEPGRAYTIGRDPQADFPFDDARVSWRHATISFNGAAWQLEDHGSTNGTFLGGGRTLHAQLLPGTVLNLGNAENGPRLAFSAPAAAVPAQATPAQAAPVAAQPAPAVAWHEAETNRHAAGGQAPYQAPAPYQQQQPFPQQYQQQQQAQPFPQQHQQAQQQPFPQQQAHPYPPQYPQQAQPYQPPAPYQQAQAQAPAPQPFTDAPAPGERNPTMIRNLTAGMRTVRIGRALDNDVVVSDLQVSRHHAELRQLPDGRYEIVDLGSHNGIFVNGIPAQRQLLGPQDRLTVGHSSFQLVGDQLQEFIDNGPVSFSAHHLTVEVDFKGGKKVLLNDVSFGVPEKSLIAVIGPSGSGKSTLLRALTGYRPADRGEVLYDGRNLYKQFAELRQRIGLVPQSEILHKELTVRTGLKYAARLRFPGDTEAAERNRRIDEVLYELRLDKRADNRITALSGGQQKRVSVALELLTKPSLIFLDEPTSGLDPGMDREVMQMLRGLADDGRTILVVTHSVAELALCDRLLVMAPGGSVAYFGPPDEALHFFGYETWADIFQAFENYPEHDWAGRYRGSVHFQQYSADVDAVAVQQAPVNHQPIQPTKPQSWGSQLWTLIRRYLSVIASDRGFLALSVLLPAVLGVVSTVVPATHGLRPNPAGGSNNAAGTIMLVLAIGACFSGAANSVRELIKERAIYERERATGLSRSAYLMSKIIVLGIFSVLQGAIIAAVGFSTRSLPEHGLIFSNAPAIEMAIGIILLSFASMMFGLVISALVKTAEKTMPLLVMFAIVQVVFTGCLFQLFDKAGLAQFAWLMPARWGVAVVGTTLDLGHLMVLDPTHMNAHDGLWQHSVLQWSIDSFMLVVISAALGFLVLRLLRRHEPEVMQKG; encoded by the coding sequence GTGCCGCAACTCGTACTAGAGATCAACGGGCAGCAACGGACCCTGGAGCCGGGCCGGGCCTACACCATCGGGCGGGATCCGCAGGCGGACTTCCCGTTCGACGACGCCAGGGTCTCCTGGCGGCACGCCACCATCTCCTTCAACGGCGCCGCCTGGCAGCTGGAGGACCACGGCAGCACCAACGGCACCTTCCTCGGCGGCGGTCGCACCCTGCACGCGCAGCTGCTGCCCGGCACGGTGCTGAACCTGGGCAACGCCGAGAACGGGCCGCGGCTGGCCTTCTCGGCCCCGGCCGCCGCCGTCCCCGCGCAGGCAACGCCGGCGCAGGCCGCGCCGGTCGCCGCGCAGCCCGCCCCCGCGGTGGCCTGGCACGAGGCCGAGACCAACCGGCACGCCGCCGGCGGTCAGGCGCCCTACCAGGCGCCGGCCCCCTACCAGCAGCAGCAGCCGTTCCCGCAGCAGTACCAGCAGCAACAGCAGGCCCAGCCGTTCCCGCAGCAGCACCAGCAGGCCCAGCAGCAGCCGTTCCCGCAGCAGCAGGCCCACCCCTACCCGCCGCAGTACCCCCAGCAGGCCCAGCCCTACCAGCCGCCGGCGCCGTACCAGCAGGCCCAGGCCCAGGCCCCGGCCCCGCAGCCGTTCACCGACGCCCCGGCGCCCGGTGAGCGCAACCCCACGATGATCCGCAACCTCACCGCGGGCATGCGCACGGTCCGGATCGGGCGCGCGCTCGACAACGACGTCGTGGTCTCCGACCTGCAGGTCTCCCGCCACCACGCGGAGCTGCGCCAGCTGCCCGACGGCCGCTACGAGATCGTCGACCTCGGCTCGCACAACGGGATCTTCGTCAACGGCATCCCGGCCCAGCGCCAGCTGCTGGGCCCGCAGGACCGGCTGACGGTCGGCCACTCCTCCTTCCAGCTGGTCGGCGACCAGCTGCAGGAGTTCATCGACAACGGCCCGGTCTCCTTCTCCGCCCACCACCTGACCGTCGAGGTCGACTTCAAGGGCGGCAAGAAGGTCCTGCTGAACGACGTCAGCTTCGGGGTCCCGGAGAAGTCGCTGATCGCGGTGATCGGCCCCTCCGGCTCCGGCAAGTCCACCCTGCTGCGCGCGCTCACCGGCTACCGCCCGGCCGACCGCGGCGAGGTGCTCTACGACGGCCGCAACCTCTACAAGCAGTTCGCCGAGCTGCGCCAGCGCATCGGCCTGGTGCCGCAGTCGGAGATCCTGCACAAGGAGCTCACGGTCCGCACCGGCCTCAAGTACGCGGCCCGGCTGCGCTTCCCCGGCGACACCGAGGCCGCCGAGCGCAACCGCCGGATCGACGAGGTGCTCTACGAGCTGCGCCTGGACAAGCGCGCCGACAACCGGATCACCGCGCTCTCCGGCGGCCAGCAGAAGCGCGTCTCGGTCGCCCTGGAGCTGCTCACCAAGCCCTCGCTGATCTTCCTGGACGAGCCCACCTCGGGCCTGGACCCGGGCATGGACCGCGAGGTCATGCAGATGCTGCGCGGCCTGGCCGACGACGGCCGCACCATCCTGGTGGTCACCCACTCGGTGGCCGAACTCGCCCTCTGCGACCGTCTGCTGGTGATGGCGCCGGGCGGTTCGGTGGCCTACTTCGGGCCACCGGACGAGGCGCTGCACTTCTTCGGCTACGAGACCTGGGCGGACATCTTCCAGGCCTTCGAGAACTACCCCGAGCACGACTGGGCCGGCCGCTACCGCGGTTCGGTGCACTTCCAGCAGTACTCGGCCGACGTGGACGCGGTCGCGGTGCAGCAGGCCCCGGTCAACCACCAGCCGATCCAGCCGACCAAGCCGCAGAGCTGGGGCTCGCAGCTGTGGACGCTGATCCGCCGCTACCTGTCGGTGATCGCCTCCGACCGCGGCTTCCTGGCCCTGTCGGTGCTGCTGCCCGCGGTGCTCGGGGTGGTCTCCACCGTGGTCCCGGCCACCCACGGCCTGCGCCCCAACCCGGCCGGCGGCTCCAACAACGCGGCCGGCACCATCATGCTGGTGCTCGCGATCGGAGCCTGCTTCTCGGGCGCGGCCAACTCGGTCCGTGAGTTGATCAAGGAACGGGCGATCTACGAACGAGAACGCGCCACCGGCCTGTCCCGGTCCGCGTACCTGATGTCGAAGATCATCGTGCTGGGCATCTTCAGCGTGCTGCAGGGCGCGATCATCGCGGCCGTCGGCTTCTCCACCCGCTCGCTGCCCGAGCACGGCCTGATCTTCAGCAACGCGCCGGCGATCGAGATGGCGATCGGCATCATCCTGCTGAGCTTCGCCTCGATGATGTTCGGCCTGGTCATCTCGGCCCTGGTGAAGACCGCCGAGAAGACCATGCCGCTGCTGGTGATGTTCGCCATCGTCCAGGTGGTCTTCACCGGCTGCCTCTTCCAGCTCTTCGACAAGGCCGGGCTGGCCCAGTTCGCCTGGCTGATGCCGGCCCGCTGGGGCGTCGCGGTGGTCGGCACCACGCTGGACCTCGGGCACCTGATGGTGCTCGACCCGACGCACATGAACGCGCACGACGGCCTGTGGCAGCACAGCGTGCTCCAGTGGTCGATCGACTCCTTCATGCTCGTGGTCATCTCCGCCGCCCTCGGCTTCCTGGTGCTGCGCCTGCTGCGCCGGCACGAGCCGGAGGTCATGCAGAAGGGCTGA
- the serB gene encoding phosphoserine phosphatase SerB → MDTTPPQPRTADDERTLLVKVFGKDRPGITTGLFATLAAFDVDVIDIEQVVTRGRITLCALVTPPAGGAPGAEGALRATVHRWAEELRLQAEIISGTGDNRPRAEGRSHVTVLGQPLTASAVSALTRQVTAQGGNIDRVFRLAKYPVTAVELAVSGVATERLRAALALEAAVQRVDIAVVSAGLERRAKRLVVMDVDSTLIQDEVIELFAAHAGCETEVAEVTAAAMRGELDFAESLRARVKLLAGLDAGVVEKVRTEVRLTPGARTLIRTLQRLGYQVGIVSGGFTQVTDYLVELLGLDFAAANTLEVEDGRFTGRVTGEIVDRAGKARWLARFAEQARVPLEQTVAIGDGANDLDMLNAAGLGVAFNAKPVVREAADTAVNVPFLDTVLYLLGITREEVEAADELHGTPPE, encoded by the coding sequence ATGGACACGACTCCCCCGCAGCCCCGGACCGCCGACGACGAGCGCACTCTGCTGGTCAAGGTGTTCGGCAAGGACCGCCCGGGCATCACCACCGGACTCTTCGCCACCCTGGCCGCCTTCGATGTCGACGTGATCGACATCGAGCAGGTGGTCACCCGTGGCCGGATAACGCTCTGCGCCCTGGTCACCCCGCCGGCCGGCGGGGCGCCCGGCGCCGAGGGCGCGCTGCGCGCCACCGTGCACCGCTGGGCCGAGGAGCTGAGACTCCAGGCCGAGATCATCTCCGGCACCGGTGACAACCGCCCGCGTGCCGAGGGCCGTTCCCATGTCACCGTGCTGGGCCAGCCGCTCACCGCGTCCGCCGTCTCGGCGCTGACCCGACAGGTGACCGCCCAGGGCGGCAACATCGACCGCGTGTTCCGGCTGGCCAAGTACCCGGTGACGGCGGTCGAGCTGGCGGTCTCCGGCGTGGCCACCGAGCGGCTGCGGGCCGCGCTGGCGCTGGAGGCGGCCGTCCAGCGGGTGGACATCGCGGTGGTGTCGGCCGGGCTGGAGCGGCGGGCCAAGCGCCTGGTGGTGATGGACGTGGACTCCACCCTGATCCAGGACGAGGTGATCGAGCTCTTCGCCGCCCACGCGGGCTGCGAGACCGAGGTGGCCGAGGTGACGGCGGCCGCGATGCGCGGCGAGCTGGACTTCGCCGAGTCGCTGCGGGCCCGGGTGAAGCTGCTGGCCGGGCTGGACGCGGGCGTGGTGGAGAAGGTCCGCACCGAGGTCCGGCTCACCCCCGGGGCCCGCACCCTGATCCGCACGCTGCAGCGCCTCGGCTACCAGGTCGGCATCGTCTCGGGCGGGTTCACCCAGGTCACCGACTACCTGGTGGAGTTGCTCGGACTGGACTTCGCGGCGGCCAACACCCTGGAGGTCGAGGACGGCCGGTTCACCGGGCGGGTCACCGGGGAGATCGTCGACCGGGCCGGCAAGGCCCGCTGGCTGGCCCGGTTCGCCGAGCAGGCCCGGGTGCCGCTGGAGCAGACGGTGGCGATCGGCGACGGCGCCAACGACCTGGACATGCTGAACGCGGCCGGGCTCGGGGTGGCCTTCAACGCCAAGCCGGTGGTGCGCGAGGCCGCCGACACGGCGGTCAACGTGCCGTTCCTGGACACCGTGCTCTACCTGCTGGGGATCACCCGCGAAGAGGTCGAGGCGGCGGACGAGCTGCACGGGACGCCGCCGGAGTAA
- a CDS encoding carboxymuconolactone decarboxylase family protein, whose translation MTTVTTAPPATTPTPATTVTPSATEQHGAAVMRELGLDAEQLIAGIAPLDERFGHSVVEYVFGEIVGRPELDLRTRELATLAVLTAIGGCEAQLETHLRAAVHLGIPRSEIVALLTHVTAYAGIPRVMNALPVAKRVLLPADV comes from the coding sequence ATGACCACAGTCACCACCGCACCGCCCGCCACCACCCCCACGCCCGCCACCACCGTCACGCCCAGCGCCACCGAGCAGCACGGCGCCGCCGTGATGCGCGAGCTGGGCCTGGACGCCGAGCAGTTGATCGCCGGAATCGCCCCGCTGGACGAGCGCTTCGGCCACAGCGTGGTCGAGTACGTCTTCGGCGAGATCGTCGGCCGCCCCGAACTGGACCTGCGCACCCGCGAGCTGGCCACCCTGGCCGTGCTCACCGCGATCGGCGGCTGCGAGGCGCAGTTGGAGACCCACCTGCGCGCCGCCGTGCACCTGGGCATCCCGCGCAGCGAGATCGTCGCGCTGCTCACCCACGTCACCGCCTACGCCGGCATCCCCCGGGTGATGAACGCGCTGCCGGTGGCCAAGCGGGTGCTGCTGCCGGCCGACGTCTAG
- a CDS encoding YciI family protein: MFWTIHCLDGADVTEQRKALGAEHSAHLKTARPAPLVYGPLLADDGESGVGSLFIIDAPDRAAAERWVEADPFRRGGVWQEVRIHLFRQSANAPVQLPQSPAV, encoded by the coding sequence TTGTTCTGGACCATCCACTGCCTGGACGGCGCCGACGTCACCGAGCAGCGCAAGGCGCTGGGCGCCGAGCACTCGGCGCACCTGAAGACCGCCCGGCCCGCCCCGCTGGTCTACGGCCCGCTGCTGGCCGACGACGGCGAGAGCGGTGTCGGCAGCCTCTTCATCATCGACGCGCCCGACCGGGCCGCCGCCGAACGCTGGGTCGAGGCCGACCCGTTCCGCCGCGGCGGGGTCTGGCAGGAGGTGCGGATCCACTTGTTCCGCCAGTCCGCCAACGCCCCGGTGCAGCTGCCGCAGAGCCCTGCGGTCTGA
- a CDS encoding AfsA-related hotdog domain-containing protein, translating to MSAPVAPGKPLLVVGDRFEEFLALPGTIAASVLLERLRTEPPGEPLRVTVGQGLTGEQLVELDRLAESAYGALTISQGQVPLPVERSVTHKVFEKNVLIGEVEELGEGRYRVPLVLDQHVEVLEDHLTGLHIPAVTLLEAARQTWTAVTEQYLIEAEPRTRFVISGFRSVFENFVFPLPADLEYQLLERKPGPVGESISFNVEVWQLGRVAARFEAEIRVIPELFAVKQETMAARQALRDTTDRYRQQPVLAFAEGA from the coding sequence ATGAGCGCGCCGGTCGCGCCGGGCAAGCCGCTGCTGGTGGTCGGTGACCGGTTCGAGGAGTTCCTCGCGCTGCCGGGCACCATCGCCGCCTCGGTCCTGCTGGAGCGGCTGCGCACCGAGCCGCCCGGCGAGCCGCTGCGGGTCACCGTCGGCCAGGGCCTGACCGGTGAGCAGTTGGTCGAGCTGGACCGGCTGGCCGAGTCCGCCTACGGGGCGCTGACGATCTCCCAGGGCCAGGTGCCGCTGCCGGTCGAGCGCTCGGTCACCCACAAGGTCTTCGAGAAGAACGTGCTGATCGGCGAGGTCGAGGAGCTCGGCGAGGGCCGCTACCGGGTGCCGCTGGTGCTCGACCAGCACGTCGAGGTGTTGGAGGACCACCTGACCGGTCTGCACATCCCGGCCGTCACCCTGCTGGAGGCGGCCCGGCAGACCTGGACCGCCGTCACCGAGCAGTACCTGATCGAGGCCGAGCCGCGCACCCGGTTCGTGATCAGCGGCTTCCGCTCGGTCTTCGAGAACTTCGTCTTCCCGCTGCCGGCCGACCTGGAGTACCAGCTGCTCGAGCGCAAGCCCGGACCGGTCGGCGAGAGCATCTCCTTCAACGTCGAGGTCTGGCAGCTGGGCCGGGTCGCGGCCCGCTTCGAGGCCGAGATCCGGGTGATCCCCGAGCTGTTCGCCGTCAAGCAGGAGACCATGGCGGCCCGCCAGGCGCTGCGCGACACCACTGACCGCTACCGGCAGCAGCCGGTGCTGGCCTTCGCCGAAGGGGCGTGA
- a CDS encoding phosphopantetheine-binding protein: MLDNATALTAVREQIIDLLAEAGIEHGEITGAEPLNAVGLSSLLLARLIIQLELDLGVDPFAEGDLVVSDVRTVGELAAAYVAASAAPVAA, translated from the coding sequence ATGCTAGACAACGCCACCGCTCTGACCGCGGTCCGCGAGCAGATCATCGACCTGCTGGCCGAGGCCGGCATCGAGCACGGGGAGATCACCGGGGCCGAGCCGCTGAACGCGGTGGGCCTGAGCTCGCTGCTGCTGGCGAGACTGATCATCCAGCTGGAGTTGGACCTCGGTGTCGACCCGTTCGCCGAGGGCGACCTGGTGGTCTCCGACGTGCGCACCGTGGGCGAGCTGGCCGCGGCCTACGTCGCGGCGAGTGCCGCGCCGGTGGCGGCATGA
- a CDS encoding SDR family NAD(P)-dependent oxidoreductase — translation MSRPAEPLPGQVAVISGGSRGLGRVLAERLLGEGWKVATFSRSSNEQVEQLQTKYPDDFLWESLDLGDRVALRKYVAAVARRFGGIDLLVNNAAVLNRQELFLTTSARQMDALINNNLSAPIALAQACARVMSTNNSGQIVNVSSINAIRGFRGVAVYSATKAGLDGFSRSLARELGPLNIRVNSVIPGFFDSDMTTEVTDQNRDRIQKRTPLGRLADIEEIADTVQFIISSKASFITGQTIVVDGGITC, via the coding sequence GTGAGCCGGCCCGCGGAGCCGCTGCCCGGCCAGGTCGCCGTGATCAGCGGCGGCAGCCGGGGCCTGGGCCGGGTGCTGGCCGAGCGGCTGCTCGGCGAGGGCTGGAAGGTGGCGACCTTCAGCCGCAGCAGCAACGAGCAGGTCGAGCAGTTGCAGACCAAGTACCCCGACGACTTCCTCTGGGAGTCGCTGGACCTGGGCGACCGGGTGGCGCTGCGCAAGTACGTGGCCGCGGTGGCCCGCCGGTTCGGCGGGATCGACCTGCTGGTCAACAACGCCGCGGTGCTCAACCGCCAGGAGCTCTTCCTGACCACGTCGGCGCGCCAGATGGACGCGCTGATCAACAACAACCTCAGCGCCCCGATCGCCCTGGCGCAGGCCTGCGCCAGGGTGATGAGCACCAACAACAGCGGACAGATCGTCAACGTCTCCTCGATCAACGCCATCCGCGGCTTCCGCGGTGTGGCGGTCTACTCGGCCACCAAGGCCGGCCTGGACGGCTTCAGCCGCAGCCTGGCCCGCGAACTGGGCCCGCTGAACATCCGGGTCAACTCGGTGATCCCCGGCTTCTTCGACAGCGACATGACCACCGAGGTCACCGACCAGAACCGGGACCGGATCCAGAAGCGCACCCCGCTGGGGAGGTTGGCGGACATCGAGGAGATCGCCGACACCGTCCAGTTCATCATCTCGTCCAAGGCCTCGTTCATCACCGGCCAGACCATCGTCGTCGACGGAGGAATCACATGCTAG
- a CDS encoding class I adenylate-forming enzyme family protein has protein sequence MTGSIIEKLSDFGTDEAVVFHDRTYTYQELAELAADWRRFLDEHEVRAGEVVTLEGAYSPQLCAGLLALIERGVVVVPLTVLPAAKRAEFLDVAQVETVITADGSGGRELSRTGQRAEHELYGQLRETGHPGLVLFSSGTTGRSKASVLDFSKVLGRYAPGGKPRRILSFLSLDHIGGINTLLHTLVQGGTVITVADRTPETIFEAIARHRVEVLPTTPTFLNMVLISGVLERHDCSALQLVTYGTEPMPIRTLKRLAEALPAVRFKQTYGLSELGILPTKSRGDDTLWVKLGAAGFEHKIVDSVLWIRSEMAMLGYLNAEAPFDEDGFFNTQDVVETDGEWVKILGRRSEIINVGGEKVYPSEVESVVLEVPGIAEATVSGHPSHVTGMIVKATVLLAPDVDEDVRAVQRRVREHCRTKLEGFKVPALVVVSEAAQHSDRYKKIRSLA, from the coding sequence ATGACCGGATCCATAATCGAGAAACTGTCGGACTTCGGTACCGACGAGGCCGTGGTCTTCCACGACCGGACCTACACCTACCAGGAGCTGGCCGAACTGGCCGCCGACTGGCGCCGCTTCCTCGACGAGCACGAGGTGCGGGCGGGCGAGGTGGTCACTCTGGAGGGTGCCTACTCGCCGCAGCTCTGCGCCGGCCTGCTCGCGCTGATCGAGCGCGGGGTCGTCGTCGTGCCGCTGACCGTGCTGCCCGCGGCCAAGCGCGCCGAGTTCCTGGACGTCGCCCAGGTCGAGACCGTGATCACCGCCGACGGCAGCGGGGGCCGCGAGCTCTCGCGCACCGGGCAGCGGGCCGAGCACGAGCTCTACGGGCAGCTGCGCGAGACCGGTCACCCCGGTCTGGTGCTGTTCAGCTCGGGTACGACTGGGCGCAGCAAGGCCTCGGTGCTCGACTTCAGCAAGGTGCTCGGCCGCTACGCGCCCGGCGGCAAGCCGCGCCGCATCCTCTCGTTCCTCAGCCTGGACCACATCGGCGGCATCAACACCCTGCTGCACACGCTGGTCCAGGGCGGCACCGTGATCACGGTCGCCGACCGCACCCCCGAGACCATCTTCGAGGCGATCGCCCGCCACCGGGTCGAGGTCCTGCCCACCACCCCGACCTTCCTCAACATGGTGCTGATCTCCGGCGTCCTGGAGCGGCACGACTGCTCGGCGCTGCAACTGGTCACCTACGGCACCGAGCCGATGCCGATCCGCACCCTCAAGCGGCTGGCCGAGGCGCTGCCCGCGGTCCGCTTCAAGCAGACCTACGGCCTCTCCGAGTTGGGCATCCTGCCCACCAAGTCGCGCGGCGACGACACCCTGTGGGTCAAGCTCGGCGCGGCCGGCTTCGAGCACAAGATCGTCGACAGCGTGCTGTGGATCCGCTCGGAGATGGCGATGCTCGGCTACCTCAACGCCGAGGCGCCGTTCGACGAGGACGGCTTCTTCAACACCCAGGACGTGGTGGAGACCGACGGCGAGTGGGTCAAGATCCTCGGCCGCCGCTCGGAGATCATCAACGTCGGCGGCGAGAAGGTCTACCCGAGCGAGGTGGAGAGCGTCGTCCTGGAGGTCCCGGGCATCGCCGAGGCCACCGTGAGCGGGCACCCCAGCCACGTCACCGGCATGATCGTCAAGGCCACCGTGCTGCTCGCCCCGGACGTCGACGAGGACGTCCGCGCGGTGCAGCGCCGGGTGCGTGAGCACTGCCGCACCAAGCTGGAGGGCTTCAAGGTGCCGGCGCTGGTCGTGGTCTCCGAGGCCGCCCAGCACTCCGACCGGTACAAGAAGATCCGGAGCCTGGCGTGA
- a CDS encoding 4'-phosphopantetheinyl transferase, producing the protein MIEQLLPDSVACVWTTRDSVKAALLPAEEGCLRHAVDERRREFTTGRHCARQALAGLGLPGRAIPAGPRGEPLWPAGVVGSITHCRGYRAAAVARSAQVPLLGIDAEEHRALPPELLPRVLLPAERAAVARLARLAPQTHWPTVLFSAKEAVYKAWYPLTGRWLGFHDARLEVSLDGHFRAVLLVDPPRLESAPVREFQGRWTATGETIATAAFRVA; encoded by the coding sequence GTGATCGAGCAACTCCTGCCGGACTCCGTCGCCTGCGTCTGGACCACCCGTGATTCCGTGAAGGCAGCCCTCCTCCCCGCGGAGGAGGGCTGCCTTCGGCACGCGGTGGACGAGCGGCGCCGGGAGTTCACCACCGGGCGGCACTGCGCGCGCCAGGCGCTCGCCGGCCTGGGCCTGCCCGGGCGGGCGATACCGGCCGGCCCGCGCGGTGAACCGCTCTGGCCGGCCGGCGTGGTCGGCAGCATCACCCACTGCCGGGGCTACCGGGCGGCCGCGGTGGCCAGGTCGGCCCAGGTCCCGCTGCTCGGCATCGACGCCGAGGAGCACCGGGCGCTGCCGCCCGAGCTGCTTCCCAGGGTGCTGCTGCCCGCCGAGCGCGCGGCGGTGGCGCGACTGGCGCGGCTGGCGCCGCAGACGCACTGGCCGACCGTGCTGTTCAGCGCCAAGGAGGCTGTCTACAAGGCCTGGTACCCGTTGACCGGGCGTTGGCTCGGCTTCCACGACGCACGGCTGGAGGTGTCCTTGGACGGGCATTTCCGGGCGGTTCTGCTGGTCGATCCGCCACGGCTCGAAAGCGCGCCGGTGCGGGAATTCCAGGGCCGCTGGACGGCCACCGGGGAAACCATTGCGACGGCGGCTTTCCGGGTCGCCTGA